The following coding sequences are from one Devosia neptuniae window:
- the rpe gene encoding ribulose-phosphate 3-epimerase — MTTRPIRIAPSILSADFARLGAEIEAIDKAGADYIHVDVMDGHFVPNITFGMPVMAAVRSYTAKPFDTHLMIAPADPYIAAFAKAGADSITVHAEAGQHLHRSLQAIKAEGKRAGVAINPATPLSAIEHVLDDIDLLLVMTINPGFGGQTFIPATLDKVRQAHALIGARPIDLEVDGGVTVDNIGEIARAGANVFVAGSSIFAGNDPATYASRIAALRAAATH; from the coding sequence ATGACCACCCGACCCATCCGCATTGCGCCATCGATTCTGTCGGCCGATTTCGCGCGCCTGGGCGCCGAGATCGAAGCCATCGACAAGGCCGGTGCCGATTATATCCATGTCGATGTGATGGACGGCCATTTCGTGCCCAATATCACCTTTGGCATGCCGGTCATGGCGGCGGTCCGCAGCTATACGGCCAAGCCCTTCGATACCCATTTGATGATTGCGCCGGCCGATCCCTATATCGCCGCCTTCGCCAAGGCGGGCGCCGATAGCATTACCGTGCATGCTGAAGCCGGCCAGCATCTGCATCGCTCCCTCCAGGCCATCAAGGCCGAGGGCAAGCGCGCTGGTGTCGCGATCAATCCGGCCACTCCGCTGTCGGCGATCGAGCACGTGCTCGACGATATCGACCTGCTGCTCGTCATGACCATCAACCCGGGCTTTGGCGGCCAGACCTTTATTCCGGCCACGCTGGACAAGGTGCGCCAGGCGCATGCCTTGATCGGCGCCCGCCCCATTGATCTGGAAGTCGATGGCGGCGTGACCGTGGACAATATCGGGGAGATCGCCCGCGCCGGCGCCAATGTCTTCGTCGCCGGTTCGTCCATTTTTGCTGGCAACGACCCGGCCACCTATGCCTCCCGCATTGCTGCGCTCCGCGCCGCCGCCACACACTGA
- the purB gene encoding adenylosuccinate lyase: MIPRYSRPEMVANWSAENRFAIWFEIEAHATTKLAELGVVPKESAQKIWDVMNARKAELGDYGFDVERIDEIERTTKHDVIAFLTHLSEIVGPDARFVHQGMTSSDILDTTLSVQMARAADILIADCDALLAALKRRAYEHKDTITIGRSHGIHAEPTTFGVKLAEAYAEFTRNRARLVAARAEIATAAISGAIGSFANIDPQVEEYVAEKLGLAIEPVSTQVIPRDRHAMFFATLGVVASSIERVAVEIRHLQRTEVLEAEEFFSPGQKGSSAMPHKRNPVLTENLTGLARLVRGMVTPALENVALWHERDISHSSVERMIAPDGTITLDFALARLTNVIDKLVVYPENMRKNLDLLGGLHNSQRVLLALTQAGYSREDSYAAVQRNAMKVWEMRGDRAGQFAKNLKADPEVSLSDAQIDAMFDDAYHLKHVDTIFRRVFK, translated from the coding sequence ATGATTCCGCGCTATTCCCGCCCCGAAATGGTTGCCAATTGGTCGGCCGAAAACCGCTTCGCCATCTGGTTTGAAATCGAGGCTCACGCCACCACCAAGCTGGCCGAACTGGGCGTCGTCCCCAAGGAATCCGCCCAGAAAATCTGGGACGTGATGAATGCCCGCAAGGCAGAGCTGGGTGACTATGGCTTTGATGTCGAGCGGATCGACGAAATCGAGCGCACCACCAAGCACGACGTCATCGCCTTCCTCACCCATTTGAGCGAAATCGTCGGCCCCGACGCCCGTTTCGTGCATCAGGGCATGACCAGCTCGGACATTCTGGACACCACCCTGTCGGTGCAAATGGCCCGCGCCGCCGATATCCTGATTGCCGATTGTGATGCCCTGCTCGCTGCACTCAAGCGCCGCGCCTATGAGCATAAGGACACCATCACCATCGGCCGCAGCCACGGTATTCATGCCGAGCCGACCACGTTCGGCGTCAAGCTGGCCGAGGCCTATGCCGAATTCACCCGCAACCGGGCGCGCCTCGTCGCCGCTCGCGCGGAAATCGCCACCGCCGCCATTTCCGGGGCCATTGGCAGCTTCGCCAATATCGACCCCCAGGTCGAAGAATATGTCGCCGAAAAGCTGGGCCTCGCCATCGAGCCGGTCTCGACCCAGGTCATTCCGCGCGATCGCCACGCCATGTTCTTCGCTACGCTGGGCGTCGTCGCCAGCTCCATCGAGCGCGTTGCCGTCGAAATCCGCCACCTGCAGCGCACCGAAGTGCTCGAAGCCGAGGAATTCTTCTCTCCCGGCCAAAAGGGCAGCTCCGCCATGCCGCACAAGCGCAACCCGGTGCTGACGGAAAACCTCACGGGCCTCGCCCGCCTGGTGCGCGGCATGGTCACCCCGGCGCTCGAAAACGTTGCGCTGTGGCACGAGCGCGATATTTCGCACTCCTCGGTCGAACGCATGATCGCCCCCGATGGCACGATCACCCTCGATTTTGCCCTGGCCCGGCTGACCAATGTCATCGACAAACTGGTCGTCTACCCCGAGAACATGCGCAAGAATCTGGACCTGCTCGGGGGCCTGCACAATTCCCAGCGCGTCCTGCTGGCCCTCACCCAGGCCGGCTATTCCCGCGAGGACAGCTATGCCGCCGTGCAGCGCAACGCCATGAAGGTATGGGAAATGCGCGGCGATCGCGCCGGCCAGTTCGCCAAGAACCTCAAGGCCGACCCCGAAGTCAGCCTGAGCGACGCACAAATCGACGCCATGTTCGACGATGCCTACCATCTCAAGCATGTCGATACGATTTTCCGCCGGGTCTTCAAATGA
- a CDS encoding alpha/beta hydrolase family protein, which produces MTILVAASLSLSAGSAARAETSTDITVMNGARAVPATVVIPDGDGPFPAVVMNHGHGGGRQEGGGFARLAKALADAGILTIRMDFPGNGDSKESFTEGYLSNMISDSNASLAYMLENYPVDPGKLGILGYSMGGRIALTIAGSPDNPYKAVGLLAPSANWGEELLQGFFGGPEEYARLYAEASTDKGYADYTTQYGQEQKLSKTWFDELIASKPLDAISAYKGPMLVVHGDKDVVVPAAVNEAVVAAYPKASIVLVPEADHGYGFYSDQPDVSALVESSFADFFAENLK; this is translated from the coding sequence ATGACGATCCTGGTAGCCGCCTCGCTCTCCCTCTCCGCCGGTTCCGCCGCCCGGGCCGAAACCAGCACAGATATCACGGTGATGAACGGCGCCCGCGCTGTTCCGGCCACGGTGGTCATTCCCGATGGCGACGGTCCCTTTCCGGCAGTGGTGATGAATCACGGCCACGGTGGCGGCCGGCAGGAAGGCGGTGGCTTTGCCCGTCTCGCCAAGGCCCTGGCCGATGCCGGTATCCTGACCATCCGCATGGATTTCCCCGGCAACGGCGACAGCAAGGAATCCTTCACCGAGGGCTATTTGTCCAACATGATCTCGGACTCCAATGCCAGCCTCGCCTATATGCTCGAAAACTATCCCGTAGACCCCGGCAAGCTCGGGATTTTGGGCTACAGCATGGGCGGCCGTATCGCGCTGACTATCGCCGGCTCGCCAGACAATCCCTACAAGGCCGTGGGGCTGCTGGCACCCTCCGCCAATTGGGGCGAAGAGCTGCTGCAGGGCTTCTTCGGCGGCCCGGAGGAATATGCGCGCCTCTATGCCGAGGCCTCGACCGACAAGGGCTATGCCGACTACACAACCCAGTATGGGCAGGAGCAAAAGCTCAGCAAGACCTGGTTTGACGAACTGATCGCCTCCAAGCCGTTGGACGCCATCAGCGCCTATAAAGGTCCCATGCTGGTTGTTCACGGCGACAAGGACGTGGTGGTTCCGGCTGCGGTCAACGAAGCGGTGGTTGCTGCCTATCCCAAGGCCAGCATTGTGCTCGTACCTGAGGCTGACCACGGCTACGGCTTTTACAGCGACCAGCCGGATGTATCAGCGCTGGTGGAGAGTTCGTTCGCTGATTTCTTTGCCGAGAACCTGAAGTAA
- a CDS encoding GNAT family N-acetyltransferase has protein sequence MQSAAGDCRGRELILNAALSALPETASDTPTASGFAVAGLDLSRADIAASVSHDIEAVETVWRALSANGIESPGQSYDFIRLWIRDRRIAPADQRFVVGTLDGQPVALLPLHRKTVRGVPVFTWFPGAHAGCYAPVADIPKLAALGPAGRAALWQAMIGQLSGADLVYLRSIPIEVDGQAGLFDELGSTLTVETLYRSQYSSWEECDKLQRSKSRRKHDRQQGDRLAAMGEVGFEEIRNGGDMRQAIETMFVQRAARFKVMGVRDPFVHDRLTDFYHAMAAQGSGVDVRLHVLRLNDAIVAVRYNVVHNDRMFCLISSMSDDPAIQNGSPGKQCLLRVMQTVFDQGMRVFDMGSGFTDEKRHWCNVQTPMRQHYIGLNARGTQIVGLHQTFQKARASIKANKQLKAAVRNIQALIYRLSGRKTVETAEKSD, from the coding sequence ATGCAAAGTGCTGCCGGAGATTGCAGGGGGCGGGAACTGATACTCAACGCGGCACTATCGGCGCTGCCGGAAACGGCATCGGACACACCTACCGCATCCGGCTTTGCCGTGGCGGGGCTTGATCTGTCGCGCGCGGATATCGCCGCCAGTGTCAGCCATGACATTGAGGCGGTCGAAACCGTGTGGCGGGCCCTGTCGGCCAACGGCATCGAATCGCCGGGCCAGAGCTATGATTTCATCCGTCTGTGGATCAGGGACCGCCGTATCGCGCCGGCCGATCAGCGCTTTGTCGTTGGCACGCTGGATGGCCAGCCCGTGGCGCTGCTGCCGCTACACCGCAAGACGGTGCGCGGCGTGCCGGTCTTTACCTGGTTTCCGGGCGCCCATGCCGGTTGCTATGCGCCCGTGGCCGATATTCCAAAGCTTGCGGCCCTGGGTCCCGCGGGGCGTGCCGCGCTCTGGCAGGCGATGATCGGCCAGTTGAGCGGTGCCGACCTGGTCTATCTGCGCTCGATTCCCATCGAAGTGGATGGCCAAGCCGGCCTGTTTGATGAACTGGGATCGACCCTCACCGTCGAAACGCTCTACCGTTCGCAATATTCCAGCTGGGAAGAATGCGACAAGCTGCAGCGCAGCAAATCGCGCCGCAAGCATGACCGGCAGCAGGGCGACCGGCTGGCCGCCATGGGCGAGGTCGGGTTCGAAGAAATCCGTAATGGCGGCGATATGCGCCAGGCCATCGAAACCATGTTTGTGCAGCGCGCCGCGCGCTTCAAGGTCATGGGGGTGCGCGATCCTTTCGTGCATGACCGGCTGACCGATTTTTATCACGCCATGGCGGCGCAAGGCTCGGGCGTGGATGTGCGGCTGCATGTCTTGCGGCTCAACGACGCCATCGTGGCGGTGCGCTACAACGTCGTCCACAACGACCGCATGTTCTGCCTGATTTCCTCGATGAGCGACGATCCGGCCATCCAGAACGGCTCCCCGGGCAAGCAATGCCTGCTGCGGGTTATGCAGACCGTGTTCGACCAAGGCATGCGCGTGTTCGACATGGGCAGCGGCTTTACCGACGAGAAGCGGCATTGGTGCAATGTGCAGACGCCGATGCGCCAGCACTATATCGGGCTCAATGCGCGGGGCACCCAGATCGTGGGGCTGCACCAGACCTTCCAGAAGGCGCGGGCCAGTATCAAGGCTAACAAGCAGCTCAAAGCCGCGGTGCGCAATATCCAGGCGCTGATCTACCGGCTGAGCGGCCGCAAGACCGTCGAGACCGCCGAAAAATCAGATTAG
- a CDS encoding DUF1344 domain-containing protein, producing MRKIIVPVVLAFVVGTSGMAFAATTTPMAPAAKPAAAATIAGPQTISSTVKAFDLKSHTLTLANGVAYKLPATFKDPGLKAGSKVTVKWQQNGKEYDASSVTLG from the coding sequence ATGCGCAAGATCATCGTTCCTGTTGTCCTCGCCTTCGTTGTCGGCACCTCCGGCATGGCATTTGCTGCGACCACCACGCCCATGGCGCCCGCCGCCAAGCCTGCTGCCGCCGCAACCATTGCCGGGCCGCAGACCATCAGCAGCACGGTCAAGGCGTTCGATCTCAAATCCCACACGCTGACCCTGGCCAATGGCGTCGCTTACAAGCTGCCGGCCACCTTCAAGGACCCGGGGCTCAAGGCCGGCTCCAAGGTCACTGTGAAGTGGCAGCAGAACGGCAAGGAATATGACGCGAGCAGCGTCACGCTGGGATAA
- the map gene encoding type I methionyl aminopeptidase, with protein sequence MTTYVDASSKARRTAGVIPLHGEEGFIGMRKAGQLTAQALDILVDYVEAGVPTSTIDRVAYEFARDNGAIPATIFYKGYRHSLCTSINHVVCHGIPDERPLREGDIVNIDLTLIVDGWYGDSSRMYPVGEISRKAERLIEVTYEGLEAGIAAAKPGNTTGDIGAAIQAVAEGERMSVVRDFVGHGVGRLFHDEPNILHFGVPGTGVPLKPGMIFTIEPMINLGRPHVKILSDGWTAVTRDRTLSSQAEHSIGITETGCEIFTLSPGGLFNPLAARAA encoded by the coding sequence ATGACCACCTATGTCGATGCCAGTTCCAAAGCCCGCCGCACCGCTGGCGTCATCCCGCTGCATGGCGAGGAAGGCTTTATCGGCATGCGCAAGGCGGGTCAGCTGACGGCGCAGGCACTCGATATCCTGGTCGACTATGTCGAGGCAGGCGTGCCCACCTCCACCATCGATCGGGTCGCCTATGAATTCGCGCGCGACAATGGCGCCATCCCGGCCACCATTTTCTACAAGGGTTATCGCCACTCGCTCTGCACCTCGATCAACCATGTCGTGTGCCACGGCATTCCCGACGAACGGCCGCTGCGCGAAGGCGATATCGTCAATATCGACCTGACGCTGATCGTCGATGGCTGGTATGGCGATTCCAGCCGCATGTATCCGGTGGGCGAAATTTCCCGCAAGGCGGAGCGGCTGATTGAAGTCACCTATGAGGGGCTTGAGGCGGGTATTGCCGCCGCCAAGCCGGGCAATACCACCGGCGATATCGGCGCTGCCATCCAGGCCGTGGCAGAGGGCGAACGCATGAGCGTGGTGCGCGATTTCGTTGGCCATGGTGTGGGGCGCCTGTTCCATGACGAGCCCAATATTCTGCATTTCGGCGTGCCCGGCACCGGGGTGCCGCTCAAGCCGGGCATGATCTTCACCATCGAGCCGATGATCAATCTGGGGCGCCCGCACGTCAAAATCCTGTCGGATGGCTGGACCGCCGTGACCCGCGATCGCACCTTGTCCTCGCAGGCCGAGCACTCCATCGGCATCACCGAAACCGGCTGCGAGATTTTTACGCTCTCCCCCGGTGGGCTGTTCAACCCGCTCGCTGCGCGGGCCGCCTGA
- a CDS encoding cytochrome c biogenesis CcdA family protein — MEFSLPMVFGAGVLSFLSPCVLPLVPPYLTYMSGASFDQLRADGTGAAALQRRVAFTSLFFILGFAVVFVLLGATATVFGQAFRQALPILTPVAGIMIIAMGLHFIGVYRIGLLDRQVRHNGPGVASGPLGGFLLGLAFAIGWTPCIGPVLAAVLSVAASKSTALEGASLLGLYSLGLGVPFFLAGIAIGPFLTFFNSFKRHLHTVERVMGVLLVITGVLFLTGNFTRLSYWFLETFPVLANFG; from the coding sequence TTGGAATTTTCATTGCCCATGGTGTTCGGCGCCGGCGTGCTGAGCTTTCTCAGCCCCTGCGTGCTGCCGCTGGTGCCGCCCTATCTCACCTATATGAGCGGGGCGAGTTTTGACCAATTGCGGGCCGATGGGACCGGTGCGGCCGCGTTGCAGCGGCGGGTGGCTTTCACCTCGCTGTTCTTCATCCTGGGCTTTGCGGTGGTGTTCGTGCTGTTGGGCGCGACCGCTACGGTATTCGGGCAGGCTTTCCGGCAGGCGCTACCGATCCTGACGCCGGTCGCGGGTATCATGATCATCGCCATGGGCCTGCATTTCATCGGCGTCTATCGCATTGGCCTCTTGGACCGGCAGGTTCGGCACAATGGGCCAGGCGTGGCGAGCGGGCCGCTGGGCGGGTTTTTGCTGGGGCTGGCCTTCGCCATTGGCTGGACGCCCTGCATCGGGCCGGTGCTGGCGGCGGTGTTGTCGGTGGCGGCGAGCAAGAGCACTGCGCTGGAAGGAGCCTCGTTGCTGGGGCTTTATTCGCTGGGGCTGGGCGTGCCGTTCTTTCTGGCCGGCATTGCCATCGGGCCGTTCCTGACCTTCTTCAACAGCTTCAAGCGCCATCTGCATACGGTGGAGCGGGTGATGGGCGTGTTGCTGGTGATTACCGGCGTTTTGTTCCTCACCGGCAATTTCACCCGGCTGTCCTACTGGTTCCTCGAGACATTCCCCGTGCTGGCCAATTTCGGCTGA
- a CDS encoding GNAT family N-acetyltransferase: MSIICAQETGLTAEEYIACVGQSALGPTRPLSNTERVQAYLDSSNIIVTARDTNGTLVGLFRGMTDWNWVCYCADLAVAESYQGKGIGGTLMDKAAEVLGPGVTIALLSLPGAEGFYKKIGLTQTDAAFYRDRTHRS, encoded by the coding sequence ATGAGCATTATCTGCGCCCAGGAAACCGGCCTGACCGCCGAGGAATACATTGCCTGCGTCGGCCAGTCGGCGCTGGGACCGACAAGGCCACTGAGCAATACCGAGCGGGTGCAGGCCTATCTCGACAGCTCCAACATCATCGTCACGGCGCGTGACACCAATGGAACGCTGGTGGGGCTGTTCCGCGGCATGACGGACTGGAACTGGGTCTGCTATTGCGCCGATCTCGCCGTCGCCGAAAGCTATCAGGGCAAGGGCATCGGTGGCACGCTGATGGACAAGGCGGCCGAAGTCCTCGGGCCGGGCGTGACCATCGCGCTGCTCTCGCTGCCGGGCGCCGAGGGCTTTTACAAAAAGATCGGCCTCACCCAAACCGATGCTGCCTTCTATCGTGACAGGACCCACCGCTCATGA
- a CDS encoding sugar phosphate isomerase/epimerase produces the protein MQKLLVLQSLWAMQNLRGAPAHRSLEDNVARIKAAGFDGFGTMWEDDETASRAAALATAEGLVLEGLCIPTSLADVETALDRASRFRLHHLNLQLRMLPRTLDEASRLIGAIQRLIDQADVPVYIETHRGRLTNDLLFTLELLDRHPDLRLLADLSHYVVAREMELPIDAVANQQMLTMLAHAWAFHGRIAGSGQVQLPLAYPQHRPWVDQFVSWWAAGFADWRARAAADAELTFVCELGPQPYAISGADGEDLTDRWEESLMLRELAYQAWKQAS, from the coding sequence ATGCAGAAACTCCTCGTGCTTCAGTCCCTGTGGGCCATGCAGAACCTGCGCGGCGCCCCGGCCCACCGCTCGCTCGAAGACAATGTCGCGCGCATCAAGGCGGCCGGGTTCGATGGCTTCGGCACGATGTGGGAAGACGACGAAACGGCAAGCCGCGCCGCCGCCCTCGCCACTGCGGAAGGCTTGGTCCTTGAAGGATTGTGCATCCCCACCAGCCTGGCCGACGTGGAAACGGCGCTGGACCGTGCAAGCCGCTTCCGACTGCATCACCTCAACCTGCAATTGAGGATGCTGCCGCGCACCCTGGATGAAGCCTCGCGGCTGATCGGGGCCATCCAGCGGCTTATCGATCAGGCCGATGTCCCCGTCTATATCGAAACCCATCGCGGCCGGCTGACCAATGATCTGCTGTTCACCCTGGAACTGCTCGACCGGCATCCCGATCTTCGCCTCCTGGCGGACCTTTCTCATTATGTGGTGGCGCGCGAGATGGAGCTGCCGATCGACGCCGTGGCCAATCAGCAGATGCTGACCATGCTTGCCCACGCCTGGGCCTTTCATGGCCGCATTGCCGGCAGCGGTCAGGTGCAGTTGCCGCTGGCCTATCCCCAGCATCGGCCCTGGGTCGACCAATTCGTATCCTGGTGGGCGGCTGGCTTCGCCGATTGGCGCGCCCGCGCGGCGGCCGATGCCGAGCTTACTTTCGTGTGCGAACTCGGGCCGCAGCCCTACGCCATTTCCGGGGCGGATGGCGAAGACCTCACCGACCGCTGGGAAGAATCCCTGATGCTGCGGGAGCTGGCATACCAAGCCTGGAAACAGGCCTCTTAG
- a CDS encoding GNAT family N-acetyltransferase, translating to MSDYVLAAETPSIADYRRLREVAGLSGKSQEAAAAGLPNSWFAVIIRHGTAVVGMGRVIGDGGTAFQIVDIAVEPAHQGKGLGKQIMAALMGHLRQHAPATAYVSLIADGDARHLYAKYGFEPVMPASIGMATRIG from the coding sequence GTGTCCGACTACGTCCTCGCCGCCGAAACGCCCAGCATTGCCGATTACCGCCGCCTGCGCGAAGTCGCGGGCCTCAGCGGCAAATCGCAGGAAGCGGCGGCAGCCGGCCTGCCCAATAGCTGGTTCGCCGTCATCATCCGCCACGGCACCGCCGTGGTGGGCATGGGCCGCGTCATCGGCGATGGTGGCACCGCTTTCCAGATCGTCGATATCGCCGTCGAACCGGCCCATCAGGGCAAGGGCCTCGGCAAACAGATCATGGCGGCCCTGATGGGTCATCTGCGCCAGCATGCTCCGGCCACCGCCTATGTCAGCCTGATCGCTGATGGTGACGCGCGCCACCTCTACGCCAAATATGGCTTTGAACCGGTCATGCCCGCCTCGATCGGCATGGCGACGCGGATTGGCTGA
- a CDS encoding competence/damage-inducible protein A has product MSSPASITAALIVIGDEILSGRTKDVNIGATADFCTDLGIELKEVRVVSDETDDIIDAVNALRARYTYVFTTGGIGPTHDDITADAVAKAFGVALPINPQARAMLEARWKETGTEVNEARLRMARIPEGADLIVNSVSAAPGFRIGNVHVMAGVPIIMRAMLEALAPTLQGGKKVLSMTVKAAVGEGTVGGPLGELQAQYPDVKMGSYPQMGKDRVMTELVLRSSDPARLEEATAKVRAMVDAAHAKAGVTPPED; this is encoded by the coding sequence ATGTCGAGCCCTGCCAGCATTACCGCCGCGCTGATCGTTATCGGCGATGAAATTCTCTCGGGACGCACCAAGGACGTCAATATCGGCGCCACCGCCGATTTCTGCACGGATCTGGGGATCGAGCTCAAGGAAGTCCGCGTCGTCAGCGACGAGACCGACGATATCATCGATGCCGTCAACGCGTTGCGCGCCCGCTATACCTATGTGTTCACCACCGGCGGCATCGGCCCGACGCATGATGACATTACCGCCGACGCGGTGGCCAAGGCATTCGGCGTGGCGCTGCCGATCAATCCGCAGGCACGCGCCATGCTCGAAGCGCGCTGGAAAGAGACTGGCACCGAGGTCAACGAGGCCCGGCTGCGCATGGCCCGCATTCCCGAAGGCGCCGACCTGATCGTCAATTCGGTCAGCGCTGCCCCAGGCTTCCGCATCGGCAATGTGCATGTCATGGCGGGCGTGCCGATCATCATGCGCGCCATGCTCGAAGCGCTGGCTCCAACCCTGCAGGGCGGCAAGAAAGTGCTCTCGATGACCGTCAAGGCGGCGGTGGGCGAGGGGACCGTCGGCGGGCCGCTGGGCGAATTGCAGGCGCAATATCCGGACGTCAAAATGGGCAGCTATCCCCAGATGGGCAAGGACCGGGTGATGACCGAGCTGGTGCTGCGCTCGTCCGATCCGGCGCGGCTGGAAGAGGCGACCGCCAAGGTGCGCGCCATGGTGGATGCCGCCCATGCCAAGGCCGGCGTTACGCCACCTGAGGATTAA
- the radC gene encoding RadC family protein: MSDRPDELSEASFPAPSPIDDHAGHRQRVRERFLKVGGDALEDYELLELILQLVVPRRDTKALAKTLLREFGTFSGVFNASQARLEKIDGLGATSVAHIKVIQAVAARFGRDRIATEKPILSSWSQLIDYCNSQMAYETIEQFRILFLDKKNRLIADEVQQTGTVDHTPVYPREVIKRTLELSATALILVHNHPSGDPAPSSADVRMTKEIADIAKPLGITLHDHLIIGKAGHTSLRGLKLI, from the coding sequence ATGAGCGATCGGCCGGACGAACTCTCGGAAGCCTCGTTTCCCGCCCCTTCGCCCATTGATGATCACGCCGGCCACCGCCAGCGGGTGCGCGAGCGCTTTCTCAAGGTGGGCGGCGACGCGCTCGAAGATTACGAATTGCTGGAGCTGATCCTGCAGCTCGTCGTGCCGCGCCGCGACACCAAGGCATTGGCCAAGACGCTGCTGCGCGAATTCGGCACCTTTTCGGGCGTGTTCAACGCCAGCCAGGCGCGGTTGGAAAAAATCGATGGGCTGGGCGCCACGTCCGTTGCCCATATCAAGGTCATCCAGGCCGTTGCCGCCCGCTTCGGCCGCGACCGCATCGCCACCGAAAAGCCGATCCTGAGCTCCTGGTCGCAGCTGATCGACTATTGCAACAGCCAGATGGCCTACGAAACCATCGAACAGTTCCGCATTCTGTTTCTGGACAAGAAAAACCGGCTGATCGCCGACGAGGTGCAGCAGACCGGCACGGTCGATCACACCCCGGTCTATCCGCGCGAGGTGATCAAGCGCACGCTCGAGCTATCGGCCACCGCGCTGATCCTGGTGCATAATCACCCCTCGGGCGACCCCGCGCCCTCCTCCGCCGATGTGCGGATGACCAAGGAAATCGCTGATATCGCCAAGCCACTCGGCATCACGCTGCATGATCACCTGATCATCGGCAAGGCCGGCCACACCTCGCTGCGCGGCCTCAAGCTAATCTGA
- a CDS encoding RBBP9/YdeN family alpha/beta hydrolase has translation MKISEADILILPGLGGSSPGHWQLRWAERMSNAAIVEQADWDEPDLDDWVSTIEQAILLATRPVVLIAHSLSCIAVAHTASRLIDSNVRGAFLVAPPDIELSPDAPEETYPFRPIPRDPLPFPSLLVASSNDPLCSIDRAVEFATCWGSDFHQAGEVGHINVASGHGPWPEGLLMFTRLMQRI, from the coding sequence ATGAAGATATCGGAAGCCGACATCCTCATCCTGCCTGGCCTTGGCGGCTCCAGCCCCGGCCATTGGCAATTGCGCTGGGCCGAGCGCATGTCCAATGCCGCCATTGTCGAGCAGGCCGATTGGGACGAGCCGGACCTCGACGATTGGGTGTCCACCATCGAGCAGGCCATTCTGCTCGCCACCCGCCCGGTCGTACTGATCGCCCATTCGCTCTCCTGCATCGCTGTGGCCCATACGGCGAGCCGGCTGATCGATTCCAATGTGCGCGGTGCCTTTCTCGTCGCGCCGCCCGATATCGAGCTCAGCCCCGACGCGCCGGAAGAAACCTATCCCTTCCGCCCCATCCCGCGCGATCCACTACCCTTCCCGTCCCTGCTGGTCGCCTCCAGCAATGATCCGCTGTGCAGCATCGACCGCGCCGTCGAATTCGCCACGTGCTGGGGTTCCGATTTCCACCAGGCGGGCGAAGTCGGGCACATCAACGTCGCCTCCGGGCACGGCCCCTGGCCCGAGGGACTGCTGATGTTCACCCGCCTGATGCAACGGATCTGA